From Geomonas agri, one genomic window encodes:
- a CDS encoding pseudouridine synthase translates to MSISQYPAKVTMPRLEHPYPTVFAFLVDRFPRIPREVWESRIAQGKVLGEDGTPVGMATAYAPQTRVFYFREMETEREIPFPEEILFQNDELLVACKPHFLPVTPGGAYLNQSLLHRLRERTGIHHLVPLHRIDRETAGLVLFSVNPKTRGCYGGLFRDGLIEKEYRAVGVGVVPEGNSRWLVESRLVPGEPWFVMATEPGAPNARSEIRLLEERDGRALFGLSPHTGKTHQLRVHLSSLGMPILNDRLYPQLQPRQPDDFDKPLQLLAQRLRFKDPISGKWLEFQSDRGLLW, encoded by the coding sequence ATGTCCATCTCCCAGTATCCGGCCAAGGTCACCATGCCCAGGCTCGAGCACCCCTACCCAACGGTGTTCGCCTTCTTGGTGGATCGTTTCCCGCGCATCCCGCGCGAGGTGTGGGAGAGCCGCATCGCCCAGGGCAAAGTGCTCGGCGAGGACGGTACGCCGGTCGGCATGGCCACTGCGTACGCTCCCCAGACGCGGGTCTTCTATTTCCGGGAGATGGAGACGGAACGGGAGATTCCCTTCCCGGAAGAGATCCTGTTTCAAAACGATGAGCTGCTGGTGGCGTGCAAGCCGCATTTCCTGCCGGTGACGCCAGGCGGCGCCTACCTCAATCAAAGCCTGTTGCACCGGCTCCGGGAGCGCACGGGGATCCACCACCTGGTGCCGCTACACCGCATCGACCGGGAAACGGCGGGACTGGTCCTTTTTTCGGTGAACCCGAAGACGCGCGGCTGCTACGGCGGGCTGTTCAGGGACGGTCTCATCGAGAAGGAGTACCGTGCGGTTGGCGTGGGGGTGGTGCCCGAAGGAAACAGCCGATGGCTGGTGGAAAGCCGGCTGGTGCCGGGTGAGCCATGGTTCGTCATGGCGACCGAACCGGGGGCACCCAACGCGCGCTCTGAGATCCGGCTGCTCGAAGAGCGGGATGGACGAGCCCTATTCGGGCTCAGCCCGCATACCGGCAAAACGCATCAGTTGCGGGTGCACTTGAGCTCGCTGGGCATGCCGATCCTCAACGACCGGCTGTACCCGCAGCTGCAGCCCAGGCAGCCGGACGACTTTGACAAGCCGCTGCAGCTTCTGGCGCAACGGCTGCGTTTCAAGGACCCCATCAGCGGCAAGTGGCTGGAGTTCCAATCTGATCGGGGACTTTTATGGTAA
- a CDS encoding diguanylate cyclase yields MSTCALVIDDSATIREQVIRTLQDVGLFDQYREAKDGMEGFKTLIESKADLVICDVEMPRMDGYKFLQLVASRPDLQGLPIIMLTGKMDFNSKIRGLDQGASDYLTKPFDSGELVARVKVQMKIKSLQDELKKANEQLKRLTNIDHLTGLFNRRHLAEVMEAEFLRAKRNRENLSLVIIDIDFFKQVNDTYGHQNGDIVLSSVAEVVQQQLRAYDSAARYGGEEFVVLYPGTSLEGGVAAAERLRQAVIDHTFPYPLEDLTVTVSAGVSTYPSPQVDNIDALFRRADEALYRAKQNGRNRVETVPV; encoded by the coding sequence ATGTCCACTTGTGCACTCGTGATCGATGATTCGGCTACTATTCGGGAGCAGGTAATACGGACGCTGCAGGACGTCGGGCTGTTCGATCAGTACCGGGAAGCCAAGGACGGGATGGAAGGGTTCAAGACCCTGATCGAGTCGAAGGCCGACCTGGTCATCTGTGACGTCGAGATGCCGCGCATGGACGGCTACAAGTTCCTGCAACTGGTGGCCTCGCGCCCTGACCTGCAGGGGCTGCCCATCATCATGCTGACCGGCAAGATGGACTTCAATTCCAAGATCAGGGGCCTGGACCAGGGCGCCAGCGACTACCTCACCAAGCCCTTCGATTCCGGCGAACTGGTGGCGCGCGTCAAGGTGCAGATGAAGATCAAGTCCCTCCAGGACGAACTGAAGAAGGCGAACGAGCAGCTCAAACGCCTCACCAACATCGACCATCTCACCGGGCTCTTCAACCGGCGCCACCTGGCCGAGGTTATGGAAGCCGAATTCCTCAGGGCTAAACGCAACCGTGAAAACCTTTCCCTGGTCATCATCGACATCGACTTCTTCAAGCAGGTGAATGACACCTACGGCCATCAAAACGGCGATATCGTGCTGTCCTCCGTGGCCGAGGTGGTGCAGCAGCAGTTGCGCGCTTACGACAGCGCCGCGCGCTACGGTGGCGAGGAGTTCGTTGTCCTTTACCCCGGCACCTCGCTCGAGGGCGGGGTGGCCGCCGCCGAACGCCTGAGGCAGGCGGTCATCGATCATACCTTCCCCTATCCCCTGGAGGACCTCACCGTGACTGTCAGTGCCGGGGTCTCCACCTATCCATCCCCGCAGGTTGACAACATCGACGCCCTATTCCGCCGGGCCGACGAGGCGCTCTACCGTGCCAAGCAGAACGGTCGCAACAGGGTGGAAACGGTGCCTGTCTGA
- a CDS encoding electron transfer flavoprotein subunit beta/FixA family protein, which yields MKILVCVKQVPDMESRFRPDAAGVWYAETDLAFRVNEYDEYAIEQAVLLKEQLGGEPEITLLSVGPDRVVEAIKKGLAMGADRAVHVRDPESHLKDPFQIASIIAAYAKGEEFDLIFTGMQSLDRGSTQVGVAVAEALGYACATTVVAFEYADGTVTVERELEGGVKGTVRLKAPALITCQLGLNQPRYPTLPNIMKAKKKEVNVVPVEQLLQQEARLVLAQFSAPAKKGGGVILEGDVADQVDRLIGILKDKTAVLR from the coding sequence ATGAAGATACTGGTATGCGTCAAGCAAGTACCTGACATGGAATCGCGCTTCCGCCCCGACGCCGCGGGCGTCTGGTATGCGGAGACCGATCTGGCTTTCCGAGTCAACGAGTACGACGAGTACGCCATCGAGCAGGCGGTACTGCTCAAGGAGCAGTTGGGGGGCGAACCGGAGATCACCCTCCTTTCCGTGGGGCCGGATCGCGTGGTAGAGGCGATCAAAAAGGGACTCGCCATGGGTGCTGACCGTGCCGTGCACGTACGCGACCCGGAATCCCATCTGAAGGACCCGTTCCAGATCGCTTCGATCATCGCGGCGTATGCCAAGGGAGAAGAATTCGACCTCATCTTCACCGGCATGCAGTCCCTCGACCGCGGCTCGACCCAGGTGGGCGTAGCCGTCGCCGAGGCGCTCGGTTACGCCTGCGCTACGACTGTGGTCGCCTTCGAGTACGCCGACGGCACCGTGACCGTGGAGCGGGAGCTGGAAGGCGGGGTGAAAGGGACGGTACGGCTGAAAGCCCCGGCCCTGATTACCTGCCAGCTGGGGTTAAACCAGCCCCGCTACCCGACACTTCCCAACATCATGAAGGCGAAGAAGAAAGAGGTGAACGTCGTTCCCGTCGAGCAGTTGCTGCAGCAGGAAGCGAGGCTCGTGCTGGCGCAGTTCAGCGCCCCGGCCAAGAAGGGGGGCGGGGTGATCCTGGAAGGGGACGTTGCCGACCAGGTCGACCGGTTGATCGGGATACTCAAGGACAAGACGGCGGTGCTGCGTTAA